In Solanum stenotomum isolate F172 chromosome 6, ASM1918654v1, whole genome shotgun sequence, one DNA window encodes the following:
- the LOC125867481 gene encoding transcription factor MYB62-like, whose translation MMSNNNNNNNNLSNKDELFELRRGPWTLEEDNLLIHYISTHDEGRWNALAKCAGLKRTGKSCRLRWLNYLKPDIKRGNLTPQEQLLILELHSKWGNRWSKIAQHLPGRTDNEIKNYWRTRVQKQARQLKVDSNSKKFVEAIKNLWVPRLLEKMEQCSSSSIEKKLPNLPLINNNQEPCTKHNKSHDTNNNHNTTWGSLENSLDSMNVLNENLNSILQDDECYHVGSFIQQPEHLTYQEMSISECEVAEANWFNDEGSLWNMDELWQFKKLGDVDI comes from the exons atgatgagtaataataataataataataataatttatcaaataaagATGAATTATTTGAGCTAAGAAGAGGTCCATGGACTCTTGAAGAAGATAATCTTCTTATTCATTATATTTCTACTCATGATGAAGGTCGTTGGAATGCCTTAGCAAAATGTGCtg GATTGAAAAGAACAGGAAAAAGTTGTAGACTAAGGTGGCTGAATTATTTAAAACCAGATATTAAACGTGGAAATCTCACTCCACAAGAACAACTCTTAATTCTTGAACTTCACTCCAAATGGGGAAATAG GTGGTCAAAGATTGCTCAGCATTTACCAGGAAGAACAGACAACGAAATCAAGAATTACTGGAGAACGAGGGTGCAAAAACAAGCCAGACAACTTAAAGTTGATTCAAATAGCAAGAAGTTTGTTGAAGCAATCAAGAATCTATGGGTACCAAGATTACTTGAAAAAATGGAACAATGTTCTTCatcatcaattgaaaaaaaacttcctaatttacccttaatcaacaataatcaagaacctTGTACAAAACACAACAAATCCCATGATACTAATAACAACCACAACACAACATGGGGTTCACTAGAAAATTCATTAGATTCAATGAATGTGttgaatgaaaatttgaattcaattcTTCAAGATGATGAATGTTATCATGTGGGAAGTTTCATTCAGCAGCCAGAGCatttaacatatcaagaaatGTCAATTTCAGAATGTGAGGTGGCAGAAGCTAATTGGTTCAATGATGAAGGATCATTGTGGAACATGGATGAACTTTGGCAATTCAAAAAGCTAGGAGATGTAGACATCTAG